One genomic region from Henningerozyma blattae CBS 6284 chromosome 2, complete genome encodes:
- the TBLA0B05640 gene encoding uncharacterized protein, translated as MSHLPVSFQSYKLENGKFIYYPKFNLDNDIKNSDDCFILFTDEKIPTELKKFLEDFANTNEIITFTTRILDFTKIKKIILQLSCLDIIEVRNILLVKNLMILKWHTLFINFINKNLSFNKNNSITNYNNSFAKFGILLCLKSIHSIEYYSIQRLLIEILQFKAKTGLIQGTEELSVGRFQVLVNMVKDQISKDFLEFQNKSKEYYIGKVPYDLKIYLTEHELEFVEIFKNFDKDINNFNCMVINELNLATNFDVELKGILLKLKADISNKFPKKQELCSIQPDQTLKKVLDKPFKIIQLSNQNQLSKNFWKRFEKFNNDVFFITCLLLNSLANVLEERETGSLSLFYIINLLVIIMGIFVLEKTFATFLKNYSNILRVKD; from the coding sequence atgtcTCACCTGCCTGTGTCCTTTCAATCATACAAGCTAGAAAATGGCAAATTTATCTATTACCCTAAATTTAACttagataatgatattaagaaTAGTGATGATTgctttattctttttacagatgaaaaaattccaaccgaattaaaaaaattcttagAAGACTTTGCGAATACTAACGAGATCATAACATTTACTACAAGAATACTTGATTTCAccaagataaaaaaaattattctacAATTATCTTGTTTAGATATTATTGAAGTACGTAATATACTATTGGTTAAAAACTTAATGATACTAAAATGGCATAcactttttattaattttataaataaaaatttaagttttaataaaaataatagtattacGAATTACAATAACTCTTTTGcaaaatttggaatattattatgcttaaaatcaattcattcaattgaatattacTCCATTCAAAGACTTTTAATTGAGATACTACAATTTAAAGCCAAAACTGGATTAATTCAAGGTACTGAAGAACTAAGTGTCGGGAGGTTCCAAGTTTTAGTTAATATGGTTAAAGATCAAATTTCCAAGgattttttagaatttcaaaataaatcgAAAGAGTATTATATTGGGAAAGTCCCTTATGatcttaaaatttatttaactGAACATGAATTGGAATTTgtagaaatttttaaaaattttgataaagatattaataattttaattgtatGGTTATCAATGAGCTAAATTTGGCGACCAATTTTGATGTTGAACTAAAAGGCATTCTACTTAAATTAAAAGCAGATATATCCAATAAATTTCCTAAGAAACAAGAGCTTTGTAGCATTCAACCGGAtcaaactttaaaaaaagttctGGATAAAccattcaaaataatacagCTTTctaatcaaaatcaattatcaaagaatttttggaaacgctttgaaaaattcaacaatGACGTTTTCTTTATAACTTgcttattattaaattcctTGGCAAACGTATTGGAAGAACGAGAAACAGGAAGTCTTTCtctattttatataattaactTATTAGTAATAATTATGGGTATATTTGTACTAGAGAAAACTTTTGCaacatttttgaaaaattattccaatATATTAAGAGTAAAGGATTGA
- the IMP1 gene encoding endopeptidase catalytic subunit IMP1 (similar to Saccharomyces cerevisiae IMP1 (YMR150C); ancestral locus Anc_2.374) — protein MKTAFKVSSIFVRSVCLLHIVHEFFYEFTETKGESMIPTINARNDYVHVSKRYKNGKNVKLGDCIVAIKPTDPKQRVCKRITGLENDIILVDPSICNSNELKKYNNTTVSDVNYCFNSFIKVPKGHVWLTGDNLNHSIDSRSYNVVSMGLIVGKIYGANDFNKGSWRDLFGFRFIRNTLEREPDE, from the coding sequence atgaaaacaGCATTCAAAGTTTCTTCTATTTTCGTGAGATCTGTATGCCTGTTACATATTGTACATGAATTCTTTTACGAATTCACTGAAACAAAGGGTGAATCAATGATACCCACAATTAATGCCAGAAATGATTATGTGCACGTTTCAAAAAGGTATAAAAATGGGAAGAATGTCAAGCTTGGTGATTGTATCGTCGCTATTAAACCAACTGATCCAAAACAGCGTGTATGCAAACGAATAACAGGCCTTGAGAATGATATCATATTAGTAGACCCCTCAATATGCAATAGTAATGAgcttaaaaaatataacaataCTACTGTAAGTGACGTTAATTATTgctttaattcttttataaaAGTCCCAAAGGGTCACGTCTGGCTAACTGGTGATAACCTTAATCACTCTATAGACTCAAGAAGTTATAATGTCGTATCCATGGGACTAATCGTCGGCAAAATATATGGTGCTAATGACTTTAATAAAGGCTCTTGGAGAGATTTATTTGGTTTTcgatttattagaaatacACTCGAGAGAGAGCCTGATGAATAA
- the PDL32 gene encoding putative ADP-ribose 1''-phosphate phosphatase (similar to Saccharomyces cerevisiae YMR087W; ancestral locus Anc_2.474) — protein MRTILIDKDEKICKLWQVQLKKFQNIHLQKDKSSYHDITIYNGTLNNLLYKLKEQNISNKRLALVSPGNSFGYLGGGFDLGIRNYFGGIEFEDWFRKKLDFKYHQIGDITTVSLIEWYELLTKEKEFHRDISFHYIIHVPTVITPVVSSELSRLDRKPVTDGYGTVFNAAWGAFMNVPNEADGLVLPGLCCGYGGIPIEVSAKAMAFAIRLYYLAKYNEKISKELPGALVMCFLGCPYSPFLGDLGLASKGQWSFKEECANAGIDFYAARNFKADTDSLNLLFPPHW, from the coding sequence ATGAGGACTATCTTAATAGACAAGGATGAAAAGATTTGTAAGCTGTGGCAAGtccaattgaaaaaatttcagaaTATACATCTCCAAAAAGATAAGAGTTCCTATCATGATATTACCATATATAACGGTACCTTAAATAAtctattatataaattgaaagaaCAAAATATCTCAAATAAGAGATTAGCACTAGTTTCGCCTGGAAATTCTTTTGGCTATTTAGGTGGTGGATTTGATTTAGGaattagaaattatttCGGTGGcattgaatttgaagattGGTTTCGTAAGAAATTGGATTTTAAATATCACCAAATAGGTGATATTACGACAGTGTCGTTAATAGAATGGTACGAACTACTAACTAAGGAAAAGGAATTTCACAGAGATATATCTTTCCATTATATTATCCATGTTCCCACAGTCATAACCCCAGTTGTTAGCTCTGAATTATCTCGACTTGATAGAAAGCCAGTCACAGATGGATATGGTACTGTATTTAATGCGGCATGGGGTGCATTCATGAATGTTCCAAATGAGGCAGATGGACTTGTCCTCCCAGGTTTATGCTGCGGATATGGCGGAATCCCTATCGAGGTGAGTGCAAAAGCTATGGCATTCGCTATTAGATTATATTACTTGGCCAAATATAATGAGAAGATTTCTAAAGAGCTTCCTGGTGCATTGGTGATGTGTTTTTTGGGATGCCCATATTCTCCATTCCTAGGTGATTTAGGACTTGCTTCAAAAGGGCAATGGTCATTCAAAGAGGAGTGTGCTAATGCTGGTATCGATTTCTACGCCGCAAGAAACTTTAAAGCAGATACTGATAGTCTCAATCTTTTATTTCCACCACATTGGTAA
- the SWP1 gene encoding dolichyl-diphosphooligosaccharide-protein glycotransferase (similar to Saccharomyces cerevisiae SWP1 (YMR149W); ancestral locus Anc_2.375): protein MQSILLAFFAIISCVYATISDTTLQFTNGPKKGELISFDLIGMESPLEGKVFVENMKQKLSLSFKADSTLVQNSLLVGYPSENLEQTFIGTIGNDDKYTFDIDISSFAPILLNSAVVEDKPLLITLVTASESNPQDNLIKELFYIEFNKNLVAEIPKFENSNGKLGPKKEIYHVFNTPPKHASKFLATIFSMIILSSILGLIASFAYTGALKIDNLPSGLNLIRFIILTCLTVGFEFVFVKYYLGVSIFDTLLHAGFIFLPFLFLGTKFLRTFGNDI, encoded by the coding sequence ATGCAATCTATATTACTAGCATTCTTTGCTATTATTTCCTGTGTATATGCTACAATCTCAGATACAACTTTACAATTCACAAATGGTCCAAAAAAGGGTGAATTGATAAGCTTTGACCTTATTGGAATGGAATCCCCATTAGAAGGAAAAGTTTTTGTTGAAAATATGAAACAAAAGCTAAGTCTATCCTTTAAAGCTGATTCCACATTAGTTCAAAATTCTTTGTTAGTTGGATATCCATCTGAAAATTTAGAACAAACGTTCATCGGAACAATTGGTAATGATGACAAATATACTTTTGATATCGATATTTCTTCATTCGCtccaatattattaaactcGGCTGTTGTTGAAGATAAGCCATTATTGATTACTCTAGTAACTGCTTCTGAATCAAATCCGcaagataatttaataaaagaattattctaTATTGAgttcaataaaaatttagttGCTGAAATTCCAAAGtttgaaaattcaaatggtAAATTAGGCCCaaaaaaggaaatttaTCATGTCTTTAACACACCACCAAAGCATGCATCTAAATTCCTTGCTACTATCTTCTCTATGATTATTTTGTCCTCAATATTGGGATTAATTGCATCTTTTGCTTATACTGGGGCCTTGAAGATTGATAATTTACCATCTGGGCTAAATTTGATCagatttataattttaaccTGTTTAACCGTAGGTTTTGAATTTGTCTTCGTGAAATACTACTTAGGTGTCAGTATATTTGATACTTTGTTACATGCAGGTTTTATATTCTTGCCTTTCTTATTCTTAGGTACTAAATTCTTAAGAACTTTTGGCAATGATATTTGA
- the SEG1 gene encoding Seg1p (similar to Saccharomyces cerevisiae YKL105C and YMR086W; ancestral locus Anc_2.476), giving the protein MYQQRQRIVSQPPRQRLPHQPPMGHPQGNPMGYSGQMPQHHPSAVHHVPKQSQQQPMYADNQYIQPPIQRQAPLHQQQPPSHVVVNASRNNSMRSDGRSPIRISQLPLPQPSQQQPSPFFNSQQPPVKVVHNQPSRSVSMYNLHNNAYLPPQTQHLPSPVANSQRQSPMYAVGPSVAPTRTVRKFVPGGAKGLKQVEIPMYTAPIQEGLYYKDEPVEQRTYPRVVRRTVQRPVSMDNHQPGQSSRMTRSVSSSNFPNQPIVTSIRPSNSLQGDLYSYTKNYHPTASNREKFSNRNDSMTSSNSSRPSFIFNQKQYDNNGTHPVRQLHSSTKRHSNNTRSPMLTEETDQDLLGDDKFMDFNTNDSDIKTSLDPIPNSSTYNRKYRSFLIPEEEEEELKQNKDIPSQRKQKIDEDDDSSPTKPIKPDNEMLDLLSNTFNLQSFMNDNTASSSKDTPNKSPSPKNEIDSELKERINKKLDSTLNNDSLHDDLLNSNIFNFNFDSTPIKSPNNKQKNFETYSTVGYTFEDTNSVYSSRLPKHPELEKNHFINYPEEEVEGEEYYPARFTNEKPLNIRPPRINNYNQYNTDKRYHDPTMIEDAIESGEDTEDTDTLSMYSARSGRSTKSNHQISRRLKKPSSSSRLTRISSTSGLNTKKKKSTPHLKSKKSDSHLKTKKSEAHLKTKKSDSGLRTKKSDSHLKTKKIDSHLKTKKSDSHLKTKKSDSHLKTKKSDSHLKTKKSNSHLRTKKSTSSLKPKKKKKHHKHSTTPSSSNIVYYEEDEDDLIAKGDRRDINDKQSDVNDIDQFLDTLDYPSESDNDSITSEIYSDTEADSRMNSNSSRKTNVNKKNVNSTVSSRKEFQNYQEPKSTSKRELLAVKKQKSHHQRHHSTNLSSSEYNNENNETTIISATLTPRSFRRPAGKTVVSKKVKDPNRSYSLTSTTSHHTKKLNNEYNDVSPIIIPDIDLSEEYDELYNNPVNTFMNTKENSTSTNTFPNNNNNKSNIKQRHESRKLVTERQMLQNHSINQSLDQNQVSNKGQDFDESQLLDDSLVSNKDNGYTNESRFITEQPTTKKNITRNNTQLYSPYHAQAQMKSESQYQQQTQGEIQQIQMDQQLQQQQFSSPNHKLQYPVKSALKKTVPNVTDSLGDMNPENDSGLMKHKKNPNIIVNTNNQAFIKLSTAENTRLNAQLSKDSIKRRSNALGSKSRNGNNSRDLNKKPSVSNMRKSVSNSNLNAQISPNRKYNVLNSQQKNNSLTSNSNGFKVKTLRDENFGISSNGNNYRENDMESIRSGWTSRFGDSDSEEEFENVDFSIGNDTQKSSTPKLNKPRSTNNNNNSNGGGFGFNKQINNTKSPRRITLRDEALVGGSNNNTTSPNRVGGGEHRLGQNRFYDSDDGSKPNGFGNKLKKLFGRKK; this is encoded by the coding sequence ATGTACCAGCAACGACAGAGAATAGTATCTCAACCACCACGCCAACGTCTGCCTCACCAACCTCCAATGGGACACCCCCAAGGTAATCCCATGGGTTATTCGGGCCAGATGCCACAACATCATCCATCTGCGGTTCACCATGTACCAAAACAATCGCAACAACAACCAATGTATGCCGACAATCAATATATACAGCCTCCTATTCAAAGACAAGCACCACTCCATCAGCAACAACCTCCATCTCATGTGGTAGTAAATGCTAGCAGAAACAATAGTATGAGAAGTGATGGTCGTTCTCCAATTCGAATTTCTCAACTGCCACTACCACAGCCCTCGCAGCAGCAGCCATCCccttttttcaattctcaACAACCTCCTGTAAAAGTAGTCCATAATCAGCCAAGCAGATCAGTATCAATGTATAATTTACATAACAATGCTTATCTGCCGCCACAGACTCAGCATCTGCCTTCTCCAGTAGCTAATAGCCAAAGACAATCTCCCATGTATGCTGTTGGTCCCAGCGTAGCACCTACCAGGACAGTAAGGAAGTTTGTACCAGGGGGAGCAAAAGGATTGAAGCAGGTAGAAATACCTATGTATACTGCTCCAATTCAAGAGGGCTTGTATTATAAGGATGAGCCAGTTGAACAACGGACTTACCCTCGTGTCGTAAGACGTACCGTACAGAGACCGGTTTCAATGGATAATCATCAACCAGGACAATCAAGTAGAATGACTAGGTCTGTTTCATCAAGTAATTTTCCAAACCAACCCATCGTTACTTCAATTAGGCCAAGCAATTCATTGCAAGGTGATTTATATTCTTATACAAAAAACTATCACCCTACAGCTTCTAAtagagaaaaattttctaataggAACGATTCAATGacttcttctaattcttcaagaccatcttttattttcaacCAAAAACAGTATGATAATAACGGAACTCATCCAGTAAGACAGCTACACTCATCAACTAAAAGACACTCTAATAACACTAGATCACCGATGTTGACTGAAGAAACTGATCAAGATTTATTAGGtgatgataaatttatggATTTTAATACTAATGACTCAGATATTAAAACTTCTTTGGACCCAATCCCTAATTCATCCACctataatagaaaatatagatcatttttaataccagaggaagaggaagaagaattaaaacaaaataaagatatacCCTCTCAAaggaaacaaaaaatagatgaagatgatgactCAAGTCCAACAAAACCCATTAAGCCAGATAATGAAATGctagatttattatcaaatacttttaatttaCAATCTTTTATGAATGATAATACCGCTAGTTCTTCAAAAGATACTCCCAATAAATCCCCTTCaccaaaaaatgaaattgattcagaattgaaagaacgcattaataaaaaactaGATTCAACACTGAATAATGATAGCTTACATGACgatcttttaaattcaaatatttttaactttaatttcGATTCAACACCAATTAAAtcaccaaataataaacagAAAAACTTTGAAACATATTCAACTGTTGGCTATACTTTTGAAGATACTAATTCAGTTTATTCAAGTAGATTACCAAAACATCCTGAATTAGAGAAGAAtcatttcattaattatcCTGAAGAAGAGGTAGAAGGAGAAGAATATTATCCAGCTAGATTTACCAATGAAAAACCTTTAAATATTCGTCCGccaagaattaataattataaccAATACAATACAGACAAGAGATACCATGATCCAACAATGATTGAAGATGCTATTGAAAGCGGTGAGGATACTGAAGATACAGATACACTATCAATGTATAGTGCAAGAAGTGGTAGATCTACAAAAAGCAACCACCAAATTTCAAGAAGATTGAAGAAaccatcttcttcatctcGTTTAACAAGAATATCAAGTACTTCAGGGCTAAATActaagaaaaagaaaagcaCGCCCCATCTGAAGAGTAAAAAAAGTGATTCTCATTTAAAAACGAAAAAGAGTGAGGCTCATTTGAAGACTAAAAAAAGTGATTCTGGTTTAAGAACTAAAAAAAGCGATTCCCATTTGAagactaaaaaaattgattctCATTTGAAGACTAAAAAAAGCGATTCCCATTTGAAGACTAAAAAAAGTGATTCTCATTTGAAGACTAAAAAAAGTGATTCTCATTTGAAGACTAAAAAGAGTAATTCTCATTTGAGGACTAAAAAGAGCACCTCTTCTTTAAAGCctaagaaaaagaaaaaacatCATAAACACTCTACTACtccatcttcatcaaatattGTGTATTacgaagaagatgaagatgatctTATTGCAAAGGGTGATAGAAgagatattaatgataaacaAAGTGATGTTAATGACATTGACCAATTCCTGGATACTTTAGATTACCCTTCAGAAAGtgataatgattcaattaCTTCTGAGATTTATTCAGATACCGAGGCAGATTCGAGAatgaattcaaattcttcaagaAAGACTAACGTTAATAAGAAGAATGTTAATTCCACGGTCTCTTCAAGAAAAGAGTTCCAGAATTATCAAGAACCAAAATCTACAAGTAAAAGAGAATTACTTGCTGTTAAAAAGCAAAAATCTCATCATCAACGCCATCATAGCACCAATCTGTCGTCATCTGAATATaacaatgaaaataatgaaactaCAATAATATCTGCCACACTCACTCCGCGTAGCTTTCGTCGTCCTGCTGGAAAGACGGTGGTTTCcaaaaaagtaaaagatCCAAATCGTAGCTATTCGCTGACTTCTACCACCTCTCACCATacgaaaaaattaaataatgaatacaATGATGTTTCtccaattattattccaGATATTGATCTATCAGAGGAATATGATGAACTATATAACAATCCAGTCAACACTTTTATGAACACGAAAGAAAATTCCACATCAACAAATACGTTtcccaataataataataataaaagcaATATAAAGCAAAGACATGAGTCAAGAAAATTAGTAACTGAAAGACAAATGTTGCAGAACCACAGCATTAACCAAAGCCTTGACCAAAACCAGGTTTCAAATAAGGGCCAAGACTTTGATGAATCACAGCTTCTCGATGATTCTCTGGTAAGCAATAAAGATAATGGATACACGAATGAGAGCAGATTTATTACAGAACAACCAACAaccaagaaaaatattactagAAATAATACTCAGTTATACTCTCCATATCACGCACAAGCACAAATGAAATCAGAATCTCAATATCAACAGCAGACACAAGGTGAAATACAACAAATTCAGATGGATCAACAATTGCAACAACAGCAATTTTCCTCTCCAAATCATAAATTACAATATCCAGTCAAATCTGCATTAAAGAAAACAGTTCCTAATGTGACTGATAGTTTGGGAGATATGAATCCTGAAAATGATTCTGGCTTGATGAAAcacaaaaaaaatccaaaCATCATTgttaatacaaataatcaAGCCTTCATTAAATTAAGCACTGCTGAAAATACAAGACTAAATGCACAATTAAGTAAGGATTCCATCAAACGTAGATCTAACGCTTTAGGAAGCAAAAGTAGAAATGGAAACAATTCTAGAGACTTAAATAAGAAACCATCAGTGTCGAACATGAGAAAAAGCGTatcaaattctaatttgaACGCCCAAATTAGCcctaatagaaaatataatgttttaaattccCAACAAAAGAATAACTCACTGacttcaaattcaaatggaTTTAAAGTGAAGACTTTAAGGGATGaaaattttggaatttCATCTAATGGAAATAACTATCGTGAAAATGATATGGAGTCTATTAGGAGTGGGTGGACATCTAGGTTTGGTGATTCTGattctgaagaagaatttgaaaatgttgATTTCAGTATTGGTAATGATACACAAAAATCTTCAACTCCGAAGTTAAATAAGCCTAGAagtactaataataataataattcaaatggcGGTGGTTTTGGATTTAACAAGCAAATTAACAATACTAAATCACCTCGCAGAATCACTTTGAGAGATGAGGCTTTAGTTGGAGGTAGTAATAACAATACTACTAGTCCAAATAGAGTGGGTGGCGGTGAACATAGACTAGGCCAAAATAGATTCTATGACAGCGATGACGGCAGTAAGCCAAATGGGTTtggaaataaattaaagaaattatttggccgcaagaaataa